The sequence GCCCTGCGGTATCCTTATTGGCAAATATCTGATACCGCCATAAAGGAATCTACCGCTTCAACTGTCTTGAATGAACAGAAATATGCTTATATGCTATACTACGAACGTGTAAATAAATAACCGCCCTGTACATAGGTATattataataatagtaaGTTACGCATCCATATCCACATCAGTATCCACTGCCATCATTTCAACATCGGTATCAGCCTCTCCATCATAAGTGTATTTCGAAGTCATTTGATTATGGAACCACTTCCACCAGCTTAGATAAGCAATTTCCTTATAATCTACccattttattatttgtagccttttttctctcaaaCGTTCCCATATTTTGTCATAAAACAAGTCATTGTCGCCGCGTTTACTTGTGGAACACTTGATGATCTCTTTCAGGACCTTATCATCAATAGCGTCTGTGAATACTATATTGTTATGAATAAGATTGTTATCATCTGCATGTCCGTTCTTGGGCCCTTTATCATTTAAGGATAAATTCTCTAAATCTATAATtagtctttttcttttataattATCAATTCCTATTGGGTCTGGAGaatgatttcttttcctaATGTGGTTGGGATTGCCATTACTTCTTGCAAACCGGGAACTCATGGAATGAAAAAGTCATTTAAACGTGCCACTAGTTTTACTATCTGCTAATCGTTCTAGACGTGTAATATAAATCATATCCGAGCGCCGTTGTTGAATAATTTAATGCCTTCGTATTACAtacattttgaaatttgcTTTCGTAAAAGAGCGGTTCCCGGATAAAAAAGTGTGCAAATAACCGAGCCTTATTTGATTTCCAGTAAAGACCCAACCAAACGCATCATTGAAGCAAAAATAGATTAAAACTTACTGTTGTTCGTCTATTGAATTTTGTTCGGATTGGTGTGGTGTTTAATATCTTGGGCAGAAAGAGAATTGGCTTTATAGACACTCATAAAATCATCATTCCCCTTAGAGCAAAAGGTATTTTTAGAAgccaagaagaagagcagataaaaaagaagtacGCCCTCTAACAATAAAAGTCAAATGGCTAGACAATTATTCACTCCTCCGATAACCAATCCAAGGTTTGACCCTAATCAATCCATCAGGGAATCATACAAGAACACAACTGGCGGCATGcaatttcaacaaaatcTACATGAGGATCAAAATGACAATGAGAGAAGTAGCTGTGATGGTGATGAAAACTCTACAACAGGAGAAAGGCTAGAAAACAATAAGTCTCCTATATTGacaaaacaagaaattgaCGAAGCGTTGAACACTGTCACCAATTTACCTCCAGaattatcaaaattaattgacatttttattgatgacCTAA is a genomic window of Saccharomyces cerevisiae S288C chromosome XVI, complete sequence containing:
- a CDS encoding uncharacterized protein (hypothetical protein; green fluorescent protein (GFP)-fusion protein localizes to both the cytoplasm and the nucleus), whose translation is MSSRFARSNGNPNHIRKRNHSPDPIGIDNYKRKRLIIDLENLSLNDKGPKNGHADDNNLIHNNIVFTDAIDDKVLKEIIKCSTSKRGDNDLFYDKIWERLREKRLQIIKWVDYKEIAYLSWWKWFHNQMTSKYTYDGEADTDVEMMAVDTDVDMDA